The Doryrhamphus excisus isolate RoL2022-K1 chromosome 1, RoL_Dexc_1.0, whole genome shotgun sequence genome includes a window with the following:
- the ptrhd1 gene encoding putative peptidyl-tRNA hydrolase PTRHD1 gives MMAASGGSPGRLVQYVVVRSDLVHKLSWPLGAVITQACHAATAAIHLHYAEGDTQLYLAELDAMHKVVLAAPDEAALSGLSESLTQAGVAHKLWIEQPENIPTCLALRPYAKEKVHPLLRKFKLFK, from the exons ATGATGGCGGCTTCTGGCGGGTCTCCCGGCCGTCTGGTCCAGTACGTCGTGGTCCGTTCGGACCTGGTCCACAAGCTGTCCTGGCCCCTCGGAGCCGTGATAACGCAAGCCTGTcacgccgccaccgccgccatcCACCTGCACTACGCTGAAGGGGACACGCAGCTCTACCTGGCGGAGCTGGACGCCATGCACAAAGTAGTGCTTGCG GCTCCAGATGAGGCCGCCCTCTCTGGGTTATCAGAGTCTCTGACCCAGGCCGGCGTGGCCCACAAGCTCTGGATCGAGCAGCCGGAGAACATTCCCACCTGTCTGGCTCTCAGGCCGTACGCCAAAGAGAAGGTTCATCCGCTGCTACGCAAGTTCAAGCTTTTCAAGTGA